The DNA segment TGTGGACTGGTATCGGGATTATTACGGTAAATAGGTGATCATCTGCGATTGATCTGATTTTGATCACGAGATATTCATGGGGAACGGAGCATAAATTTGCTTCGTTCTCTTCTTTTTTTGCCCTTTTTTACGTATGTACCTTGCTATCAATTTCTTTTCAGCCTACGAACAGATGAACGCAATTGAAAATGTTTCACGTGAAACATTCTCATGAGAGTGGTGGATGTTTCACGTGAAACATTGTTGTGAACTTCATACTGATGTGAGCAAGTGAGGGTCCTGTGGCAAGAAGAATCGTAGTAGCAAATCAGAAGGGCGGCGTTGGAAAAACCACAACGTCTGTTAATCTGGCTGCGTCGTTGGCAGTGATGGAGAAAAAGGTGCTTCTGGTTGATTGTGATCCCCAGGGAAATGCTTCCAGCGGGTTGGGATTTTATCCGGGAGACAAACGAGAAAACATTTATACCGTTTTATTTGAACCAAAAAACATCAAAAAAGCCATCTATGAAACAGATATTCCGTTTCTCGATATCCTGCCGGGGACACAGGATCTTGTAGGGGCTGAGATAGAATTGGTAGATAAATTCGGGCGGGAATACTATATGCGTGATCTCGTGGAACACGCTGATGATGACTATGATTTTATTATTATCGATTGTCCGCCGTCCCTTGGGTTGTTGACAGTCAATGCGTTGTGTTCAGCGACGGAGTTATTGGTCCCTCTCCAGTGTGAGTATTACGCCCTGGAGGGTATTGCGCAGTTGCTCATGACCTACGAACTCGTTCGTAAAAGGTTGAACACAAATCTGGAAATGCTCGGAGTGGTTCTGACCATGTACGATTCAAGGAATCGACTTTCCTGGCAGGTGAAGCATGAAGTGCGCAAAGCATTTCCTCAGCACCTGTTTGAAACCATCATCCCAAGGAATGTTCGCCTTTCAGAAGCGCCGAGTTTTGGCAAACCAGTAATCAATTATGATATAAAGTCGAAGGGGGCAGAGGCATATTTGGCTCTGGCTCAAGAAGTGGTGACAAGCAGTACCGCGCAAAGTTGATTGCCTGTGCTCAGAATATGATCACCCCTGTTCTGAACAGAGGTGATCATGAAAATAATGGCCTTGAGTGTTAGTATCGGGCTTCTTTGCTCGAGTCTTTATCAGGTTGAAAAGGCGTGCATTCAACTTTGATCTCGTCCTTGAAATGTTTTTTCTGGATCTTTGAATGACAATTGGCACACCTGAAGGCGACAAGCCCGGCAAGGTTTGCTGAGGTGAGGTAGAATCGGCGGGGTTCATCTGCTGCCCAATCCAGAGTGTCGTTGCCGCAGTGTTCACAGTGAACATTGGTATCGACAGGATAGGAGAAGTCCCAATATTGCTTGAGAGTCTCCCAGTCGGAGAGAGGTTCCCTTGGGATATCTGATGTCGATTCTTCTTTGACACCAAGGGCGGAAAGGACCTCTTTTCTGACATGAGTCCAGGCTTCAGCAGTCAGAAGGGCACCTATCAGATTGCCGTCTTTGTCGAAAAGTTCATTAATGTGTTGTGACATACACGCTCCGTGGGTTTTACTCGTTCGGGGTTTTATAAGCACTTCCACCAGCTTGGGCAAGGGTGCATATCATGAGAAAGAGGAGTGAGGTTTATGGCAATGGGAAATAGAGGCCTTGGTCGTGGATTGGATGCGCTTTTGGGTGGTGTTCGTGAAGATG comes from the Pseudodesulfovibrio piezophilus C1TLV30 genome and includes:
- a CDS encoding ParA family protein, whose translation is MARRIVVANQKGGVGKTTTSVNLAASLAVMEKKVLLVDCDPQGNASSGLGFYPGDKRENIYTVLFEPKNIKKAIYETDIPFLDILPGTQDLVGAEIELVDKFGREYYMRDLVEHADDDYDFIIIDCPPSLGLLTVNALCSATELLVPLQCEYYALEGIAQLLMTYELVRKRLNTNLEMLGVVLTMYDSRNRLSWQVKHEVRKAFPQHLFETIIPRNVRLSEAPSFGKPVINYDIKSKGAEAYLALAQEVVTSSTAQS